The following DNA comes from Polynucleobacter sp. MG-6-Vaara-E2.
GGGCTCGGCAAAATGGATGGTATTTCTAGAGAGGTGTAACTCGCTCATTCTGACAAGAGCAAACGCAAACTGACATCAGAGGCATCAGTTGGCAATTTCTTAAAGCCGCTACGGGCAAATCGATGCCAACGACCCAAGACAAAACTCATCAACATTGCAGCACGAATGCTGACTTCCTCTTGACCTAGCTGAGCCCATACCCCACCTTGGGTTTGAGCAATCCGCAAGGCCTGCTTAAGTGATGCCTCTACTCGATCTAAGACCTGAGTAATGCGCTCTTGCAAACGATCATCCTCTTGCAATAAAGCATCGCCCAACAAGACCCGTGTCATGCCAGGATTCTTTTCCGCAAAGAATAGAAGCATCTGCAGTATCCCGCGCGCCTGTGCAAGTCCAGATTCTTCTTTTTGATTGATTTGATTAATCAAACCAAAAACAGTTTGCTCAATAAATGAAATTAAGCCCTCGAACATCTGCGCTTTGCTTGCAAAATGACGATACAAAGCGGCCTCAGAGACATCAATTTTTGCCGCTAAGGCAGCTGTTGTTACGCGCTCCCCTTTCGGGTTTTGCAACATCTCGGCAAGTACTTGCAATATTTGTAGGCGACGCTCACCCGGCCTTGGACGCTTGCGTGTCTTACCAGCGTCAGCACTGTTGCTGTCGATATTTGCTGGGT
Coding sequences within:
- the slmA gene encoding nucleoid occlusion factor SlmA, with product MRESLDPANIDSNSADAGKTRKRPRPGERRLQILQVLAEMLQNPKGERVTTAALAAKIDVSEAALYRHFASKAQMFEGLISFIEQTVFGLINQINQKEESGLAQARGILQMLLFFAEKNPGMTRVLLGDALLQEDDRLQERITQVLDRVEASLKQALRIAQTQGGVWAQLGQEEVSIRAAMLMSFVLGRWHRFARSGFKKLPTDASDVSLRLLLSE